Proteins from a genomic interval of Gordonia sp. SL306:
- a CDS encoding HNH endonuclease signature motif containing protein translates to MVVLIAPWQAKLIISRTDLLDDQSFAPVIDASVADLLRRRKGTWSKKRLRDMVDRIIFRHDPNSVRERRKEALDARGVWTESRGDGVAEITGVMAAENVRIAAAAVAALADAACEHDDRTKPQRMSDAMFALLSGATFECQCGREDCIARIPEPGTIPSVDTRIVLHVVCDESTLAGTADNPGFLDGHGVISDEHVRDIAARPDTKVSFLVPPGNAPNADGSFTLPAHQPADPYRPSNALDTHTRLRDGYCVEPGCATSAFDCDLDHVAEYNHTDPEDGGQTTSANLNAKCRPGHLLKTFGDWVDDQYRDEHGRLVTELITPEGLVIPGEAETNEDLFPGLRRIRYQSPPAKAPPPSSPHEHRPTRAGTRAANKHARRRAERSRNRKRNNVGPAPDF, encoded by the coding sequence ATGGTCGTTCTGATCGCACCCTGGCAGGCGAAGCTGATCATCTCACGAACCGACCTGCTCGACGACCAGTCCTTCGCGCCAGTCATCGACGCCTCGGTCGCGGATCTGCTGCGGCGTCGCAAGGGGACTTGGTCGAAGAAGCGGTTGCGCGACATGGTCGATCGCATCATCTTCCGCCACGACCCCAACAGCGTGCGTGAACGCCGCAAAGAGGCTCTCGATGCCCGCGGGGTGTGGACCGAGTCTCGGGGCGACGGGGTCGCCGAGATCACCGGGGTCATGGCTGCCGAGAACGTGCGCATCGCGGCTGCCGCGGTCGCCGCCCTGGCGGATGCGGCGTGTGAGCATGACGACCGCACGAAGCCTCAGCGCATGTCCGATGCGATGTTCGCGTTGCTGTCGGGGGCGACGTTCGAGTGCCAGTGCGGCCGTGAAGATTGCATCGCACGGATTCCTGAACCGGGCACTATCCCGTCGGTCGACACGCGGATCGTCCTACATGTGGTGTGCGACGAATCCACACTTGCCGGCACTGCCGATAACCCAGGCTTTCTGGATGGCCACGGCGTCATCTCCGACGAGCATGTGCGTGATATCGCTGCCCGCCCGGACACGAAGGTCTCGTTCCTGGTTCCGCCCGGCAACGCCCCGAATGCCGACGGCAGTTTCACCCTGCCCGCGCACCAACCGGCCGATCCGTATCGACCGTCGAACGCGCTGGACACCCACACGCGCCTCCGTGATGGTTACTGTGTCGAGCCCGGCTGCGCCACATCGGCATTCGACTGCGATCTCGACCATGTCGCCGAATACAACCACACCGATCCCGAAGACGGCGGTCAGACGACTTCGGCGAACTTGAACGCCAAATGCCGGCCGGGGCACCTACTCAAGACGTTCGGAGACTGGGTCGACGATCAGTACCGCGATGAGCACGGTCGACTGGTCACCGAACTCATCACCCCGGAAGGCCTGGTCATCCCCGGTGAAGCCGAAACCAACGAAGACCTGTTCCCCGGCCTGCGCCGGATTCGCTACCAATCCCCTCCGGCCAAGGCCCCACCGCCATCGTCGCCACACGAACACCGCCCCACCCGCGCCGGCACCCGGGCGGCGAACAAGCATGCTCGTCGACGGGCCGAGCGCTCTCGGAACCGTAAACGCAACAATGTCGGACCCGCACCGGACTTCTGA
- a CDS encoding MarR family winged helix-turn-helix transcriptional regulator, with protein MRPQMQPPLEQPIGFWTIRAGEAIRSRIRSRLAEVGVTQHEWWVLHQLSRYPGGVDEQQLVATIGPNDTDEAIVRTIDAVIGKGWVERRGAMVMATSAGTERFAVAAEAQRELGIERRRGISDEEYETAISVLQRTIANVGGDAWHW; from the coding sequence ATGAGACCGCAGATGCAACCGCCGCTGGAACAGCCCATCGGATTCTGGACCATCCGTGCAGGTGAGGCGATCCGATCACGGATCAGGTCGCGGCTCGCGGAGGTGGGTGTCACCCAGCATGAGTGGTGGGTCCTGCATCAGCTGTCTCGATACCCGGGTGGTGTCGACGAGCAGCAACTGGTCGCGACGATCGGACCGAACGATACCGATGAAGCGATCGTGCGGACCATCGACGCCGTGATCGGCAAGGGATGGGTCGAGCGGCGCGGGGCAATGGTGATGGCGACCTCGGCGGGTACCGAGCGATTTGCGGTGGCCGCCGAGGCCCAGCGTGAACTGGGGATCGAACGCCGGCGGGGCATCTCCGACGAGGAATACGAGACCGCCATCAGCGTTCTCCAGCGCACCATCGCGAATGTCGGAGGCGACGCCTGGCATTGGTGA
- a CDS encoding alpha/beta hydrolase family esterase, protein MRVQVTLCVLFATALALMTTCATVSAAPAERSTAASAPVPSAGCRAAATPPGTSLHGFSAVGRSGDYLQEVPRVAPRVPMPVVFDVHGYLQPGALQDAWSGMGAYGARHGFAVITPETHVLPPKWDYGRNGVDIKFLSALLTHVEQTLCVDKRRVYMTGLSMGAFTASSVACQLADRFAAVAPVSGLQNFAWCRPSRHVPVVAFHGTGDEILSYSGGVGPRGKLLPSTDGSARTIGQQRRNDAHPKLMPNSESIPTQTAAWARRNGCTGRPTTRKVAHDVSRTSYSCTPDSAVELYTIQGGGHNWPGGDPAIAATEFTGPITSSISATAIIWDFFRSHPLTALKSPDAG, encoded by the coding sequence ATGAGGGTGCAGGTCACACTGTGCGTATTGTTCGCGACCGCGTTGGCGTTGATGACCACCTGCGCCACCGTCTCCGCGGCTCCGGCGGAGCGGTCGACTGCGGCATCGGCGCCGGTTCCGTCGGCCGGATGTCGGGCGGCCGCGACGCCACCCGGAACATCTCTCCATGGCTTCTCCGCGGTCGGGCGATCCGGTGACTACCTGCAGGAGGTTCCCCGCGTTGCGCCCCGCGTCCCGATGCCGGTCGTTTTCGACGTCCACGGCTACCTGCAGCCGGGCGCTCTGCAGGACGCGTGGAGTGGGATGGGTGCTTATGGCGCCCGCCACGGGTTCGCGGTGATCACACCGGAAACCCATGTGCTGCCACCGAAATGGGACTACGGCCGAAACGGTGTGGACATCAAGTTCCTGTCCGCGCTGCTGACCCATGTGGAGCAGACGCTGTGTGTGGACAAGCGGCGGGTGTACATGACCGGACTGTCGATGGGCGCATTCACCGCTTCGTCGGTTGCCTGTCAGCTCGCGGATCGATTCGCCGCAGTGGCGCCGGTCTCCGGTCTCCAGAACTTTGCATGGTGTCGTCCGTCCCGACACGTTCCAGTGGTTGCCTTCCACGGGACAGGCGACGAAATCCTTTCCTACTCCGGTGGTGTCGGGCCGCGAGGCAAGCTCCTGCCGTCCACCGACGGCTCGGCGAGAACGATCGGTCAGCAACGTCGCAACGACGCACATCCGAAACTGATGCCCAACAGCGAGAGCATTCCCACCCAGACCGCCGCCTGGGCCCGGCGGAACGGCTGTACAGGCCGACCGACGACTCGGAAAGTCGCTCATGATGTTTCGCGAACGTCATACTCGTGCACACCCGACAGCGCCGTGGAGCTCTACACGATCCAGGGCGGTGGCCACAACTGGCCCGGCGGTGACCCGGCCATCGCGGCTACCGAGTTCACCGGTCCGATCACCTCGTCGATCAGCGCCACCGCAATCATCTGGGATTTCTTCCGCAGCCATCCGCTGACCGCGCTGAAATCACCGGACGCTGGGTAG
- a CDS encoding BTAD domain-containing putative transcriptional regulator, which produces MSTRVEAAEPTVSVTMSGTARVEIGGQPAEIKSRRERAVLARLVAADGHVVSTDRLIDDLWNGEPPPKALGGLQVHISNLRRILEPNRPPRSAARILVSEPPGYALRMPRESVDLWRFADLLEADDTDPATRYARLGDAIALWQGEPFGSHAVEDWARPAVARLDELYLTAQEQHAGAALDLDRPAEVVTRLPALCERHSTREELFRLLALAQYRLGRQADALQTLRSLRDYLADELGVDPSPAVRELEAAILQQDPALQLAPRPRDARPATRTTLSVAAPDGRPRPDFAGRDAEMEKLTTHAETALRTGLRVVWITAEAGGGKSTLAQLLVGRLRDAGWASAIGHCPEVDGAPTAWAWRDVVDDLGGDNEIEDPFLIARQVRAACEAAPSEGTGVVVVLDDVHRADSATLQVLRQVVTWMADQPVLVVATYRPSEAETELLATAASLTSVTADHLTLAGLSEDGIRELAASVGLDPVDETTLTMLRQRTDGNPLFARELAKLVASRGPRDARTAVPSGVREVLLRRVERLPADTVAVLRLVAICGRDADIDTIVALHPDDAGGEDAVLDAIDTAVVADLLVASVDRVRFNHVLTRDAVYDSIPALRRRRLHWRAFECLRDRGEVPIDELAHHAALGASSGTAAEALDIVESAARQGFALEADTAPLWRSAVDLHVMAGHDRATADTGDRTALVHALCDLVTALAHRGEVSEARSRREQALLLARSVGDDDLVLSALTSWRTPTIWTTRPNRLLDDVMSTAVREALPGTSGADRVRLLVTAVFEFEGNEQHFAVECAREALDLAQQIGDIDLTCAALNARVYTAMGPDQRDDHPRIAADFVTAAAESGNLDYQAVAHFFRSLVRSGETDLPGAAAEMQLAMQSATSSKVGELVVVLATFRAVLDVLRGDLDQADQTYQAIGMQLAAAGLPAANEFTLISQLCLGWHRGSIGHLVDGVRVLYESAPESIAWVYVVALLDAGREDEARRIAEQDIPVVRDYYWSAIAVFHARALARLGLAEQAARLYDELSDWSGLIAGFDSGSVVFGPIDVVLAELADLMNKPAAAQRHRQVVGEVEEQVRRGLAQIDVS; this is translated from the coding sequence ATGTCGACACGCGTCGAGGCTGCAGAACCGACTGTATCGGTGACGATGTCGGGGACTGCGCGCGTCGAGATCGGCGGACAGCCCGCCGAGATCAAGTCCCGTCGCGAACGCGCCGTGCTCGCCCGGCTGGTCGCCGCGGACGGCCACGTCGTCTCGACGGACCGCCTGATCGACGACCTCTGGAACGGCGAGCCACCCCCGAAGGCCCTCGGCGGCCTGCAAGTGCACATCTCCAATCTGCGGCGCATCCTCGAACCGAACCGTCCGCCGCGATCGGCCGCACGGATCCTGGTGAGCGAGCCGCCCGGCTACGCATTGCGGATGCCGCGGGAGTCAGTGGACCTCTGGCGTTTCGCCGACCTCCTGGAGGCCGACGACACCGATCCGGCGACCCGATACGCCCGGCTCGGCGACGCGATCGCACTCTGGCAGGGCGAGCCATTCGGATCGCATGCCGTCGAGGACTGGGCACGGCCGGCCGTCGCGCGACTCGACGAGCTCTATCTCACCGCCCAGGAACAGCACGCAGGCGCGGCCTTGGACCTGGATCGGCCCGCGGAGGTGGTCACGCGACTGCCGGCATTGTGTGAACGTCACTCGACCCGCGAAGAACTGTTCCGGCTCCTCGCGCTCGCACAGTATCGCCTGGGGCGCCAGGCCGATGCGCTGCAGACCCTGCGCTCGCTACGCGACTATCTGGCCGACGAACTCGGCGTTGACCCGTCTCCCGCCGTTCGGGAACTCGAAGCCGCGATCCTGCAGCAGGATCCGGCGCTGCAGCTGGCGCCTCGACCTCGCGATGCTCGACCCGCCACCAGGACGACTCTGTCTGTCGCCGCTCCCGACGGCCGGCCACGACCCGACTTCGCGGGCCGGGACGCCGAAATGGAGAAACTCACCACGCACGCGGAGACGGCGCTGCGCACCGGGCTGAGGGTTGTCTGGATCACCGCGGAGGCCGGTGGCGGCAAGTCCACACTGGCGCAGTTGCTCGTCGGACGGCTTCGCGACGCGGGCTGGGCATCCGCGATCGGACATTGTCCCGAGGTCGACGGGGCACCGACCGCGTGGGCGTGGCGCGACGTGGTCGACGACCTCGGCGGCGACAACGAGATCGAGGACCCGTTCCTGATCGCCCGGCAGGTACGGGCCGCGTGCGAGGCGGCCCCCTCCGAGGGCACCGGCGTGGTGGTGGTCCTCGACGACGTGCACCGCGCCGACAGTGCAACGCTGCAGGTGTTGCGGCAGGTGGTGACGTGGATGGCGGACCAGCCGGTGCTGGTGGTCGCGACGTATCGACCGTCGGAGGCGGAGACCGAACTGCTCGCCACCGCTGCGTCACTGACCTCGGTCACCGCCGACCACTTGACGCTCGCCGGTCTGTCGGAGGACGGCATACGTGAGTTGGCGGCGTCGGTGGGACTGGACCCGGTCGACGAGACGACCCTGACCATGCTGCGTCAGCGCACCGACGGCAACCCCCTGTTCGCACGGGAGCTGGCCAAGCTGGTCGCGTCACGCGGCCCGCGAGACGCGCGAACAGCCGTTCCGAGCGGTGTGCGGGAGGTGTTGCTGCGCCGGGTCGAACGGTTGCCCGCCGACACAGTCGCGGTACTGCGGCTCGTCGCGATCTGTGGGCGTGACGCCGACATCGACACCATCGTCGCACTGCACCCCGACGACGCGGGCGGTGAAGACGCAGTGCTCGATGCGATCGACACCGCAGTCGTCGCCGATCTGCTGGTCGCCTCGGTCGATCGGGTGCGGTTCAACCATGTGCTGACCCGCGACGCCGTCTACGACAGCATTCCCGCGCTACGACGACGCCGGTTGCATTGGCGTGCCTTCGAGTGTCTCCGCGATCGCGGCGAGGTGCCGATCGACGAGCTCGCCCACCACGCGGCACTCGGCGCATCGTCGGGAACGGCAGCCGAGGCCCTCGACATCGTCGAAAGCGCAGCGCGGCAGGGATTCGCGCTGGAGGCCGACACCGCACCGCTCTGGCGGTCGGCAGTGGATCTGCACGTGATGGCCGGGCACGACCGGGCAACCGCGGACACCGGAGACCGCACCGCCCTCGTCCACGCCCTCTGTGATCTGGTGACCGCGCTGGCACACCGTGGCGAGGTGAGCGAGGCCCGGAGTCGTCGAGAACAGGCATTGTTGTTGGCACGCTCGGTGGGCGACGACGATCTCGTGCTGTCTGCGCTGACGTCGTGGCGGACGCCGACCATCTGGACCACTCGACCCAACCGGCTCCTCGACGACGTGATGAGTACCGCGGTGCGCGAGGCGCTGCCCGGCACATCGGGTGCAGACCGGGTGCGTCTCCTGGTGACGGCGGTCTTCGAATTCGAAGGAAACGAACAGCACTTCGCGGTCGAATGTGCACGGGAGGCGCTCGATCTCGCACAGCAGATCGGCGACATCGACCTCACGTGCGCTGCCCTCAACGCCCGCGTCTACACCGCGATGGGCCCCGACCAACGCGACGATCACCCGCGGATCGCGGCCGACTTCGTCACCGCAGCAGCAGAATCCGGCAATCTCGACTATCAGGCGGTGGCCCACTTCTTCCGGTCTCTCGTACGCTCGGGCGAGACCGATCTACCCGGCGCGGCAGCCGAGATGCAGCTGGCGATGCAGTCGGCAACGAGCAGCAAGGTCGGCGAACTGGTGGTGGTGCTCGCCACCTTCCGGGCGGTGCTCGACGTGCTGCGCGGTGACCTCGACCAGGCCGATCAGACCTATCAGGCGATCGGCATGCAATTGGCGGCCGCCGGGCTCCCGGCCGCCAACGAGTTCACCTTGATCTCACAGCTCTGCCTCGGCTGGCACCGCGGGTCGATTGGACACCTCGTCGACGGCGTGCGCGTGCTGTACGAATCGGCACCGGAGTCGATCGCGTGGGTCTACGTCGTGGCCTTGCTCGACGCCGGACGCGAGGACGAGGCCCGGCGGATCGCCGAGCAGGACATCCCGGTGGTCCGCGACTACTACTGGTCGGCGATCGCCGTGTTCCACGCACGGGCACTGGCCCGTCTCGGTTTGGCAGAGCAGGCCGCCCGGTTGTACGACGAATTGAGCGACTGGTCGGGCCTGATCGCCGGATTTGATTCCGGCAGTGTGGTTTTCGGCCCCATCGACGTGGTACTGGCCGAGTTGGCCGACCTGATGAACAAACCTGCTGCGGCGCAGCGACATCGGCAGGTCGTCGGCGAAGTCGAGGAGCAGGTCCGGCGCGGCCTCGCGCAGATCGACGTATCCTGA
- a CDS encoding long-chain-fatty-acid--CoA ligase codes for MSESNRPAPPTPADFTFDTLSPVTFLARAALVFADRTAIVDGDRTFSYAEFHRRVGGLTAVLDGLGIRPGDRVAALCSNSHEMLELHNAVPRLGAVLVPLNIRLSEAELSYIVEHSGASLLVATVEFAEAARAVGATAGIRVLVSGDADDEYRTLLDSAPGPVWRDVDERGLLAINYTSGTTGRPKGVMYHHRGAYLQSLAMAYHTGIGPASNYLWTLPMFHCDGWCFPWAVTAAGATHVCLRGIDTAQIWRHLTHDGITHFSAAPTVLTMIAEDPAAAPLDHIVEATTGGAPPSPALLARMSDLGIEVTHLYGLTETFGPIAVNQWQPEWNAGTPQERANLKARQGIGNIAAGVVRVVTPEGDDVPADGSTEGELVARGNNVMLGYYRDPEATAAATVSGWLRTGDIAVMHPDGYAEIRDRSKDVIISGGENIASVEVERVLDSHPDVVESAVVGRPDERWGEVPIAYVTVREGGEVDADALIAFVRERLARFKVPKEIVFAELPKTSTGKIQKTVLRERRLHNM; via the coding sequence ATGTCAGAGAGCAATCGGCCCGCACCCCCGACACCCGCGGACTTCACCTTCGACACGCTGAGCCCGGTCACGTTCCTCGCGCGTGCTGCCTTGGTCTTCGCCGACCGCACCGCGATCGTCGACGGCGACCGCACGTTCAGCTATGCCGAGTTCCATCGTCGGGTCGGCGGGTTGACTGCAGTACTCGACGGCCTGGGCATTCGGCCGGGCGACCGGGTGGCCGCGTTGTGCAGCAACAGTCACGAGATGCTGGAGCTGCACAATGCGGTCCCACGGCTCGGTGCGGTGTTGGTGCCGTTGAACATCCGCCTCTCCGAAGCGGAATTGAGCTACATCGTCGAGCACAGCGGGGCGAGCCTGCTGGTGGCGACGGTCGAGTTCGCCGAGGCGGCCCGCGCGGTCGGCGCAACAGCGGGTATCCGGGTCCTGGTGTCGGGAGATGCCGACGATGAGTACCGAACGCTCCTCGACAGCGCACCGGGACCGGTGTGGCGTGACGTGGACGAACGCGGGCTGCTGGCGATCAACTACACGTCGGGCACCACCGGGCGTCCCAAGGGCGTGATGTATCACCACCGCGGCGCCTACCTGCAGTCACTCGCGATGGCCTACCACACCGGCATCGGACCGGCATCCAACTATCTGTGGACGCTGCCGATGTTCCATTGTGACGGTTGGTGTTTCCCGTGGGCCGTCACCGCCGCCGGCGCCACCCACGTGTGCCTCCGCGGAATCGACACCGCGCAGATCTGGCGTCACCTCACCCACGACGGCATCACGCATTTCAGTGCCGCACCGACGGTGTTGACCATGATCGCCGAGGATCCGGCCGCTGCCCCGCTCGATCACATCGTGGAGGCGACGACCGGCGGCGCCCCGCCCTCTCCGGCGCTCCTGGCGCGCATGTCCGACCTCGGCATCGAGGTCACTCACCTCTACGGACTGACCGAGACCTTCGGGCCGATAGCCGTGAACCAGTGGCAACCCGAATGGAACGCCGGTACCCCGCAGGAGCGTGCAAACCTGAAGGCACGACAAGGGATCGGCAACATCGCGGCCGGTGTGGTGCGGGTGGTGACACCGGAGGGAGACGACGTCCCGGCGGACGGCAGCACCGAGGGCGAACTGGTGGCGCGAGGCAACAACGTGATGCTCGGCTACTACCGCGATCCCGAGGCCACCGCGGCGGCCACGGTGAGCGGCTGGCTGCGTACCGGCGACATTGCGGTCATGCACCCCGACGGATACGCCGAGATCCGTGACCGCAGCAAGGACGTCATCATCTCCGGCGGCGAGAACATCGCGTCGGTCGAGGTCGAGCGTGTTCTCGACAGCCACCCCGACGTCGTGGAGTCGGCCGTGGTGGGGCGCCCCGACGAGCGCTGGGGTGAAGTGCCGATCGCCTATGTGACCGTCCGCGAGGGCGGCGAGGTGGATGCGGACGCCCTCATCGCATTCGTGCGAGAGCGGCTGGCACGGTTCAAGGTTCCGAAGGAGATCGTGTTCGCGGAGTTGCCCAAGACATCGACGGGCAAGATCCAGAAGACGGTGCTGCGGGAGCGGCGCTTGCACAATATGTGA